One Parageobacillus sp. KH3-4 genomic region harbors:
- the spo0A gene encoding sporulation transcription factor Spo0A: protein MKIKVCIADDNRELVNLLEEYISSQNDMEVIGTAYNGQDCLYMLEEKQPDVLLLDIIMPHLDGLAVLEKIRAKREKQPNVIMLTAFGQEDVTKKAVELGASYFILKPFDMENLVYHIRQVHGKTAPMVKKAASAYQTRDNRPKNLDASITSIIHEIGVPAHIKGYLYLREAIAMVYNDIELLGAITKVLYPDIAKKYNTTASRVERAIRHAIEVAWSRGNLESISSLFGYTVSMSKAKPTNSEFIAMVADKLRLEHKAS, encoded by the coding sequence TTGAAAATTAAAGTATGTATTGCGGACGATAATCGTGAGTTAGTGAATTTGCTCGAAGAATATATTTCCAGCCAAAACGATATGGAAGTGATCGGGACTGCTTATAATGGTCAAGATTGCTTATATATGCTCGAGGAAAAACAACCGGATGTGTTATTGTTAGACATTATTATGCCTCATTTAGATGGATTGGCCGTATTGGAAAAAATTCGTGCGAAGCGGGAAAAACAACCGAATGTGATCATGTTGACAGCGTTTGGCCAAGAAGATGTGACAAAGAAAGCAGTGGAACTTGGCGCCTCTTATTTTATTTTAAAACCGTTTGACATGGAAAATTTAGTGTATCATATCCGTCAAGTGCATGGAAAAACAGCACCAATGGTGAAAAAAGCAGCGTCTGCCTACCAAACGCGGGATAACAGGCCGAAAAATTTGGATGCAAGCATCACGAGCATCATTCATGAAATCGGCGTTCCGGCCCATATTAAAGGATATTTATATTTACGTGAAGCGATCGCCATGGTATATAACGATATTGAATTGCTCGGGGCAATTACGAAAGTGCTTTACCCAGACATTGCGAAAAAATATAATACGACCGCCAGCCGCGTCGAGCGGGCGATCCGCCATGCGATTGAAGTCGCTTGGAGCCGCGGCAATCTCGAATCCATTTCTTCCTTATTCGGCTACACCGTAAGCATGTCCAAAGCCAAACCGACAAACAGCGAATTCATTGCGATGGTAGCCGATAAGCTAAGATTAGAGCATAAGGCGTCTTAA
- a CDS encoding site-specific integrase, with translation MLYCDAKNLSRKTKASYEQTLRLFFLYLEEQHKIKQIKKVKPFHIRAYIKYLRERGKYTVVSNLNKTNVNYPTHRTDDNKPISDTTISKSVFQFLV, from the coding sequence ATGCTGTATTGTGACGCTAAAAATCTGTCGCGGAAAACGAAAGCGAGTTACGAACAAACTTTACGCCTATTCTTTTTATATCTCGAGGAACAACACAAAATTAAGCAGATCAAGAAAGTAAAGCCTTTTCACATTCGGGCGTATATCAAATATTTACGTGAGCGCGGGAAATATACGGTGGTTTCTAACCTAAATAAGACAAACGTAAATTATCCGACCCATCGTACAGATGACAACAAACCGATCAGCGATACAACCATTTCTAAAAGTGTTTTTCAATTTCTTGTCTAG